The genomic stretch cttgttacgttacagccgtattctaaaatgtataaaacaatTTCCTCAATCGACACATaacaccccaaaatgacaaagtaaaaactgaTTTAGAATTTTTGTCCCCTACAATGGATAGGCATATTGTGCCCGACTTCCATTCTAACATATGAGGCTGGAAAACGTATTGTAAATAATCCGCATTTGCGCTTCATTTACAGAAAAAGTTATTAATTCTTACTCATATGGAATAATATCCTtaaattgttttttaaatgttttttttatgttaATAAGGGGCAAATATCCTTTATTATGACTATTGTTTTTCTTCTTCACTCTCAAAAGATGGAACTCAAATGTCTTGCCAGTTGATAAAGCGAGCGGTCTTACTCTGTATCATGGTGTGCAAACAAACATGTTTTAATATACTATTTGTACAAAATATGGTATATAGAAAGTGTCTTAAATAGAGTTTGATGGGGGCAGGGGTGTGTCAGCTATAGCTATTATAACATTTCTATGCCAACATTTGTTAACCACTAGTTGTACTGCTCGAGACAGTAACAATGGCTTTATAGAAACAGTTTATTTACTCTAACACATACATGAACAAAGCACCATATAAACATAAAGACTGATACAGACGTAAGCCTACCTGCCTTGCGAGTCAATGTGGCCATTTTCTTTTTTCATAGCAAACACTCCAAATAACAAAAAGACAGCAGACTTTCTTATATTACAGCATGCTGAATAGAAAACCTGCATAAGAGAATCAGACAGAGCAAACTAGAGACAAATGTGAGATGACAGTATAAAAGTGCCATTCATTATACAGCAGTTGAAATACTGACAATTAAGTAATTAGCACATTTTACATAATTAAAATCATGGAAAtatgagaggggaggggtttaAGGAATAGACCATCTTTGAGAgcaaaagaaaaacacaaaaaaaaacctAAAGACAACTAAGACGTTCTCTTCCTCTAAAGAGGATGAAGATCGGATTATTTTTGAGTTGATGGTGAAACCGGTACTTTGCTGTGTCCCTCGCACCATAAGACAAGTAATACAGCTAAAAGGAAGCGGCCGGGGTGCTACGGCACCCATTTCCTCCTTGCACCCGCCACACACCGGCCCAGCAGTTTAACAAAAAGGGGGGGTCAGAGTAGAAGATGGCACAGAATGCCTGTCAAGAGTTTTAAATAGAAGTCCTTATAAGCGAGTCCCGATGTGAGAGGGGCACATTCATAGAGAAATAGGGGCGGTGATCCACGTTTGATCCATTCCTTCTGCCGAAGCCGAACTATCTTCACCCTTATGAAGGGGAGAATTTTTTGGCCTGTGCTCGAACTCTTTTTTCATATTCTACTCTGTTTTGGCTGGGGAAAAAAAGAGGGGTTTAGTAAAACAACTGAATGATCGAAATATAGTGTTACATCCACCATATCCCTATCCAAAAACAAGACTGCAAACTGGAAGAAACTCCCTCGATTTTACTGCTGTGCTTTAATtaattgttacttttatttcttattatttgttggggtatttaaaaaaaaaaaaaaactacattgttggttagggcttgtaagtaagcatttcactgtaaggtctacctgttgtattcggcacatgtgacaaataaaattagatttgatacTAGCAGGACTCACCAGTAAATTGTGTATGCCTCTGCTTGGGCTGGATCCTGGATATTGGGCTCATTTAAGAGTTCCTGTATTCCTAATAGGATCTGTAAGATATGACAATACATAAGGATCACGTTAGTTGGACATAGCCATTTGGTGCCCATAGTTTGTAAGTCAATCACCAGGATATCCTAACCTGCTTGATGGTGATGGCTGGTCGCCAGTCCTTGTCTTCCTCTAGAATGGATAGGCATACTGTGCCTGACGGATATACGTTAGGATGGAAGAGCGGAGGCTCAAATTTACCTAAAAAAATAGAAAAAGAGGGAATCATTATGGGGAAAATAGGTGATGAGATAAGTTCTAAGTCCTGTTCCAACACATCTTTCCTACCTTTGTGATCGCCAATTTCACCTGAAATCCcgagggggagagaaaaaaaacgaACGTACACTTTGGGGGCGAGGAAGGATAGTCATCCTTGAACAGCATCCGCAGTTTGAACAAGCCTCCTTCCCATGGGGTCTGGGGATGAGTCATAAGCgtttaaaatgtttatttatttaactaggcaagtcagttaagaataaattcttatttaatAACGGATCACAAACACTTGCGAACTATGTGAGGGTCAAGGATGACCCATCCTAACAATCTTTGGTTTCATACAAGATATCCACTTTTCAGTGTTGGTGTATGAAACTACTACATATGCAGGTGCAAAACATTTACTCTCAATGATCTACTACCAACTATGCACATATGGAGTGCTATAAACAATTACTATTTTTAACTGCATGTGTAGAGAATTGGCTGTACCTACCCCCTTCTTCCCAGGAATAGCACATTCCCAGTTCATCAAGTTCATCGTTCCATCTGGGTTTTTTGTCGGCACAGCCACAAAGCCCTGAGAAAGAGGTGCATCAATCAGTAAAATGCTGAAACATGGAGGTGACGGCAGTGGATAAATGCCACAACAAGGGGCCTCAGGATCacatcacagtatctctgtgcattcaaaagTTCATCAATAagatgcaattgtgttcgttgtccgtagcttatgcctgcccataccataactccaccacggggcactctgtttacaacattgATGTCAGCAAACTGCTGACCCACACGACGCCGGGTGGACTTAGGGCTGTTTTAcccgccacaccggcggtcaggagtcatgaccacagtcaaattccacgtgaacATTTAGTCATGGTAACCCTTTGgccacaaaaggcatggatttctttttagggggcattacggccacacaagggGGATGTCGCCGGGAAATTAGAGGCCTGGTGAGAATATTATCAACTGCTTGTCAaaatgtgaatgagagactgatgaagtgtgtgcagcctgcacaagaaacaaagcagagctcatgcctttcatgcaacttttttcaaatcattagTCGCATCAAATCATCATCATGCAGCCTTAAAATTGATttgattataaaaaaataaaatgtaatctaaaaatagggcctcccgagtggcacagcaatCTAAGGCACTGTATTCCTCAGTACGAAAACCTCATCGACCCACTGTACTGTCAGACTCAGCATGCTCATGGGACTGACgtcgctggtccaaatgtcagtcgtgaagctaatagcagtgacgctcaTAGCAAGTAGCTCATGGATGGGCAtttcaacaatactgtgtaactccggtagggcaacatctgaaaaatagcgcctacttggtagtgtgtactaGTGCTTGACCACTCAGCGAAAGTcaacatcatccacgacagagaacgATTGATTGtgaagggcaatgaattccaatACCTTGgcattaatggatttcgcctttgagttgtctagCTGAAAatgtcttactctttcaaatgactgctcgacttgaacTTGTTTAGTTGGAAGTGCGCTTAGTGTTCTTCTGCTTTTGTTCTGTGTAGTGCTGTATTTTTCATGGCATCACCTGCAAACATTATATTGGTATGCACGTCAATTTGACATCGGAGTTAAACTAGACATTGGGCCGATGCTGATGTTGGAATTTTTTAGCTAATATCAGCCAATTACGATATGACCACCGATATACTGTGAATCCCTAGTTACATCCttcttctaaaatgtattaaatacaccccccccccacaaatctacacacaaaataccccatgacaaaacagtttttttttttgcaaaatatTAAtagaactgaaatatcacatttacataagtattcagacaattTACTCAGTCagttgttgaagcacctttggcagcaataacagcctcaagtcttcttgggtatgacgctacaagctcggcacacctctatttggggagtttctcccattcttttctgcagatcctctcaagctctgtcagggtggatgtcgctgcacagctattttcaggtctctccagagatgtttgatcgggttcaagttcagtggttgggccactcaaggacattcagagacttgttccgaggccactcctgctttgtctcgGCTGTGTGcgtaggatcgttgtcctgttggaaggtgaaccttcgcccaagtctggtcctgagcactctggagcagtttttcatcacggatctctgtactttgctccgttcatctttccctcgatcctgacgagtgtcccagtccctgctgcagataaacatccccacagcataatgctcccaccaccacgcttcaccgtagggatggtgccaggtttcctccagatgtggtgCTTGGtcttcaggccaaagagttatagcttggtttcatcagaccagagaatcttgtttcgactggtctgagagtcttttggcaaactccaagcgtgcaGTCatgtgaggagtggcttccgtctggccactctaccataaaggcctgattggtagagtgctgagaggtggttgtctttctggaaggttatcccatttccagagaggaactgtagagctatttcagagtgaccattgggttcttggtcacatccttgaccaaggcccttctcccccgattgctcagtttggccggggcggccagctctaggaagagtcttggtggttccaaacttgtttaatttaagaatgatggaggccactgtgttcttggggaccttcaatgctgtagaaatgttttggtactcaaatcaaatcaaatttatttgtcacatacacatggttagcagatgttaatgcgagtgtagcgaaatgcttgtgcttctagttccgacaatgcagcaataaccaacaagtaatctaactaacaattccaaaactactgtcttatgcacagtgtaaggggataagaatatgtacataaagatatatgaatgaggaatgagtgatggtacagagtagcataggcaagatacagtagatagtatcgagtacagtatatacatatgagatgagtatgtaaacaaagtggcatagttaaagtggctagtgatacatgcattacataaggatgcagtagatgatatagagtacagtatatacatatgcatatgagattaataatgtagggtatgtaaacattatattaggtagcattgtttaaagtggctagtgatatatttcccatcaattcacattattaaagtggctggagttgagtcagtgtgttggcagcagccactcaatgttagtggttgctgtttaacagtctgatggccttgagatagaagctgtttttcagtctctcggtcccagctttgatgcacctgtactgacctcgccttctggatgatagcggggtgaacaggcagtggctcgggtggttgttgtccttgatgatctttatggccttcctgtaacatcgggtggtgtaggtgtcctggagggcaggtagtttgcccccggtgatgcgttgtgcagacctcactaccctctggagagccttacggttgtgggcggagcagttgccgtaccaggcggtgatacagcccgccaggatgctctcgattgtgcatctgtagaagtttgtgagtgcttttggtgacaagccgaatttcttcagcctcctgaggttgaagaggcgctgctgcgccttcttcacgatgctgtctgtgtgagtggaccaattcagtttgtctgtgatgtgtatgcagaggaacttaaaacttactaccctctccactactgttccatcgatgtggataggggggtgttccctctgctgtttcctgaagtccacaatcatctccttagttttgttgacgttgagtgtgaggttattttcctgtcaccacactccgagggccatcACCTCCTTcttgtaggccatctcgtcgttgttgctaatcaagcctaccactgttgtgtcgtccgcaaacttgatgattgagttggaggcgtgcgtggccacgcagtcgtgggtgaacagggagtacaggagagggctcagaacgcacccttgtggggccccagtgttgaggatcagcggggtggagatgttgttgcctaccctcaccacctgggggcggcccgtcaggaagtccagtacagggcgtccagttgcacagggcggggtcgagacccagggtctcaagcttgatgacgagcttggaaggtactatggtgttaaatgccgagctgtcgtcgatgaacagcattctcacataggtattcctcttgtccagatggtttagggcagtgtgcagtgtggttgagattgcatcgtctatggacctatttgggcggtaagcaaattggagtgggtctcgggtgtcaggtagggtggaggtgatatggtcctcttccccaggtctgtgcctcaacacaatcctgtctcggagctctatggataactaattcaacctcatggcttggtttttgctgacatgcactgtcaactgtgggaccttatctagaaagatgtgtgcctttccaaatcatgtccaatcaacttcATTTCCCACAGGTggacaataaagttgtagaaacattgaggatgatcaatggaaacaggatggacctgagctcaatttagagtttcattagcaaagggtctgaatacttatgaatacttgaatacttatgtaaataagtattttcagttttacatttttaataacGTTTGCTCAAATTTGAAAGAACtgtttttttcactttgtcataaaataaaatgcaaattaatttgtttaaaaaatcacaatgtgattttctggatttttgttttagattctgtctctcacagttgaagtgtacctatgataaaaattacagacctctacatgctttgtaagtaagaaacactgccgattttgcaggttatcaaatacttgttctccccactgtatgtatggatGTATGCACGCACACAGAGTGTaaaaaaaacattaggaacacctgctttttccatgacatacttaccaggtgaaaactatgatccctatTTGATGTCACTTGCTAAATCCATTTTaaacagtgtagatgaaggggcagagacaggttaaagggtttttaagccttgagacatgggttgtgtatgtgtgccattcagagggtgaatgggcaagacaccatattta from Oncorhynchus keta strain PuntledgeMale-10-30-2019 chromosome 24, Oket_V2, whole genome shotgun sequence encodes the following:
- the LOC118357630 gene encoding SUMO-conjugating enzyme UBC9-B-like, yielding MSGIALSRLAQERKAWRKDHPFGFVAVPTKNPDGTMNLMNWECAIPGKKGTPWEGGLFKLRMLFKDDYPSSPPKCKFEPPLFHPNVYPSGTVCLSILEEDKDWRPAITIKQILLGIQELLNEPNIQDPAQAEAYTIYCQNRVEYEKRVRAQAKKFSPS